Proteins encoded within one genomic window of Sminthopsis crassicaudata isolate SCR6 chromosome X, ASM4859323v1, whole genome shotgun sequence:
- the AMER1 gene encoding APC membrane recruitment protein 1 has product METYKDAHSEELTKTKGKAAGREQQGKGAESRALGQASELEGPGSELPLAGPGKFKKTALKLFGAKRSICTLPSFLGGGRSKGPGKGAAKRGLSKSKTHDGLQEACQESDPLSVKGANHNSPLAMSPHLLPSSLNSHGALETETGLKKSLPRGPEKPRPERPAAAPRPKKGLKGLFSSIRRHRKSKALEPVQSFADKEGLGPPKEGSGEPPSSAPQPITKDKCLPLLPTKAKTIELQGPELDPLPLVATEMFQENPEQLLAASSSVPLPLETNPEPSGPGDSSGLEVRGDEDEGETPLSLSGDQLNLLFGDVTSLKSFDSLTGCGDIIAEQDVDSISESVVSAERGPGRESAKRSSCLVTYQGGGEEMAMPEEMEEEDEEEEEEEEETMRHLSERADSAQEETTIYCLTRELVPHSCYLFEGAQPYANPEPAELLTPQSDQQESAPNSDEGYYDSNTPGPEDDCGDGLGPTKKDRLPRDSYSGDALYEFFEPCDSLTDSPPGDEGLFDPPGPGHELFGNFLSFEHFPPNKELDPFLGTMETEEERLVAIQRQLLYWELRRKRQEPQDPYPQQEKPNEEHHKRLPGPLRKGPGGPLLASRNLSSVSPIAPVWRDFSPPEECYEWKDQGSCLLQLCPGDRVFESGPEETGFESRSPDRTYHTYLPVESPEVDPEQREEDPAMSFSQALVEFTSNGTLFSSLSGSSDSDSSFAQNLPVLPPMVTFDIADVEREGEGECEGPPEFHTNDEDFDVGYIPKEALDDLDDRFFFSSFRGFPWGVGSLPRHLGLPGLSPPPLPPPVTLNRRSRSLDTETLELELTGSQLAPTYMESAKLAESGEGRWEWESPFGSCLEPPEAYDWPAWTHCSPSTGPDHNWQQSDVARTPFGSPACYGSLQGLAPRDSWNPGSQAQQQAIRPSHLDLEGGPFWNPQAHYTQAEAKKQAFMMPLESKGPTRGFSSGLSAKCKSVDIIQGVPLSPQGWEECPKWYPSHSKGTTTNQLKGRGSHGVPFPPSNPSSAMNVSTTK; this is encoded by the coding sequence ATGGAAACATACAAGGATGCCCACTCCGAGGAGCTCACCAAGACTAAGGGAAAAGCAGCTGGTAGGGAGCAGCAAGGCAAAGGAGCAGAGAGCAGAGCTCTTGGGCAAGCATCTGAGCTCGAAGGCCCTGGTTCTGAGCTGCCCCTAGCAGGGCCAGGCAAATTCAAGAAGACAGCACTGAAGCTTTTTGGTGCCAAAAGAAGCATCTGTACTCTTCCCAGCTTTTTGGGGGGTGGCCGAAGCAAAGGACCAGGGAAAGGAGCTGCAAAGAGGGGTCTGAGCAAGAGTAAGACCCATGATGGCCTACAAGAGGCCTGCCAGGAATCAGACCCACTATCTGTCAAAGGAGCTAACCACAACTCACCCCTAGCTATGTCCCCCCACCTGCTCCCTAGCTCTCTGAACTCCCATGGAGCCCTAGAGACAGAAACTGGCCTCAAGAAATCTCTACCCAGAGGGCCCGAGAAGCCCAGACCAGAGAGGCCTGCAGCTGCACCCCGGCCCAAGAAAGGATTGAAGGGATTATTCAGTAGTATTCGCCGCCACCGTAAGTCCAAGGCCCTCGAGCCTGTGCAGAGTTTTGCAGACAAAGAGGGACTGGGGCCACCCAAAGAAGGGTCTGGGGAGCCTCCAAGCTCAGCCCCTCAGCCCATCACCAAGGATAAGTGCTTACCTCTCCTGCCAACAAAAGCTAAAACCATTGAACTCCAAGGCCCAGAACTAGACCCTCTTCCCCTGGTTGCCACGGAGATGTTCCAGGAGAACCCAGAGCAACTCTTGGCTGCCTCCAGCTCTGTGCCTCTGCCACTTGAAACTAATCCTGAACCTAGTGGGCCAGGGGATTCCTCTGGCCTAGAGGTGAGGGGAGATGAAGACGAGGGAGAGACACCCTTAAGCCTCTCTGGGGACCAACTGAATCTCCTATTTGGGGATGTCACATCCCTAAAAAGTTTTGATTCCCTGACAGGCTGTGGAGACATCATTGCAGAGCAGGATGTAGACAGTATCAGTGAGAGTGTTGTCTCTGCAGAGCGAGGACCTGGGCGAGAGTCTGCCAAGCGGAGCTCCTGCTTAGTTACCTACCAAGGAGGTGGTGAAGAGATGGCCATGCCTGAGGAAATGgaagaggaggatgaggaagaggaagaggaggaagaagaaaccaTGAGACATTTGTCTGAGAGGGCTGACTCAGCACAGGAAGAGACCACCATCTATTGCCTCACCAGAGAGTTGGTTCCCCACAGCTGCTACCTATTTGAGGGGGCTCAGCCATATGCTAATCCTGAGCCTGCAGAGCTCCTGACTCCCCAGAGTGATCAGCAGGAGTCTGCCCCTAATAGCGATGAAGGTTACTATGATTCAAACACCCCAGGACCAGAAGATGATTGTGGTGATGGCCTGGGCCCTACAAAGAAAGATCGATTGCCACGGGACAGCTACAGCGGGGATGCCCTCTATGAGTTCTTTGAGCCTTGTGACAGCCTCACAGACTCCCCACCAGGGGATGAAGGCCTGTTTGATCCTCCAGGCCCTGGTCACGAACTTTTTGGCAATTTCTTGTCTTTTGAACATTTTCCCCCCAACAAAGAGCTGGACCCATTTCTGGGCACTATGGAGACAGAGGAGGAAAGGTTGGTGGCCATTCAAAGGCAGCTGCTTTACTGGGAGCTCCGGAGGAAGAGACAGGAGCCCCAAGATCCCTATCCCCAACAGGAAAAGCCCAATGAAGAGCATCACAAGAGGCTCCCAGGCCCTTTGAGGAAGGGTCCAGGAGGGCCACTCCTTGCCAGCCGGAACCTCAGCTCAGTCTCACCCATTGCCCCGGTGTGGAGGGATTTCTCACCTCCAGAAGAATGTTATGAGTGGAAAGACCAAGGCAGCTGCCTGCTTCAGCTCTGCCCAGGTGACCGAGTATTTGAGTCAGGTCCAGAGGAGACTGGCTTTGAAAGCAGATCCCCAGATAGGACCTATCATACCTACTTGCCAGTGGAAAGCCCAGAAGTAGATCCAGAGCAGCGGGAAGAAGATCCCGCCATGAGCTTCTCCCAGGCCCTGGTGGAGTTCACGAGTAATGGGACCCTGTTCTCCAGTCTTTCCGGCAGCTCtgattctgattcttctttcgcCCAGAATCTCCCAGTGCTTCCGCCCATGGTGACCTTTGACATTGCTGATGTGGAgcgagaaggagaaggggagtgTGAGGGCCCCCCTGAGTTCCATACCAATGATGAGGACTTTGATGTAGGCTACATTCCCAAGGAGGCCTTGGATGACTTGGATGATCGCTTCTTTTTCAGCTCTTTCCGAGGCTTCCCCTGGGGAGTGGGCAGCCTCCCCAGGCATCTGGGTCTGCCTGGCCTGAGCCCTCCCCCCCTGCCACCTCCTGTGACCCTCAACAGGAGGAGCCGCTCCCTGGACACAGAGACCCTGGAACTGGAATTGACTGGCTCTCAGCTAGCCCCGACTTACATGGAATCTGCAAAGCTGGCAGAGTCTGGGGAGGGAAGGTGGGAGTGGGAAAGCCCTTTTGGCTCCTGCCTAGAGCCCCCAGAAGCATATGACTGGCCAGCCTGGACCCACTGTTCCCCATCAACAGGGCCTGACCATAACTGGCAGCAGTCAGATGTGGCTAGAACCCCATTTGGGTCCCCAGCCTGCTATGGCTCCCTCCAGGGGCTAGCGCCAAGGGACTCCTGGAATCCAGGGTCCCAAGCCCAGCAGCAGGCCATCCGTCCTTCTCACCTGGACTTGGAGGGGGGCCCATTCTGGAATCCTCAAGCACATTATACCCAGGCTGAGGCCAAGAAACAGGCATTCATGATGCCCCTAGAATCCAAAGGGCCTACCAGAGGCTTCTCCTCTGGTCTTTCAGCCAAATGCAAATCTGTAGACATCATCCAAGGGGTACCCCTCTCTCCTCAGGGCTGGGAAGAATGCCCCAAATGGTACCCCTCACACTCTAAGGGTACCACTACTAACCAGCTCAAAGGAAGGGGCAGCCACGGTGTTCCTTTTCCTCCCAGTAACCCATCCAGTGCCATGAATGTGAGCACAACCAAATAG